One region of Halohasta litchfieldiae genomic DNA includes:
- the guaA gene encoding glutamine-hydrolyzing GMP synthase has protein sequence MVNPTEFIDEAVESIKEQIGDENAIIALSGGVDSSVAATLAYRAIGEQLTPVYVDTGLMRKGETDQIRDTFSFMESLEIVDARERFYEGLEGVTDPEEKRKVIGEQFIREFEREAKETDAQYLVQGTIYPDRIESEGNIKSHHNVGGLPERVDFEGIVEPVRDLYKDEVREVARELELEDIISERMPFPGPGLAVRIIGEVTPEKVEVARESCHVVEEELEEYEPWQAFAAVIGKATGVKGDNRVHGWVVAVRSVESRDGMTARAQEIDWSTLQRIQSRITGENENVARVVYDVTHKPPATIEYE, from the coding sequence ATGGTAAACCCAACAGAGTTCATCGACGAGGCAGTCGAATCGATTAAAGAACAGATCGGCGACGAAAACGCGATCATCGCGCTGTCCGGCGGCGTCGACTCCTCGGTCGCAGCCACGCTGGCCTACCGAGCAATCGGCGAGCAGTTGACCCCCGTCTACGTCGACACCGGCCTCATGCGCAAAGGCGAGACCGACCAGATTCGAGATACCTTTTCGTTCATGGAGAGTCTCGAAATCGTCGACGCCCGCGAACGGTTTTACGAGGGTCTCGAAGGCGTGACTGACCCCGAAGAGAAACGCAAGGTAATCGGTGAGCAGTTCATCCGGGAGTTCGAACGCGAAGCCAAGGAGACCGACGCCCAGTATCTCGTCCAAGGGACCATTTATCCCGACCGCATCGAAAGCGAGGGCAACATCAAATCCCACCACAACGTCGGTGGGCTTCCGGAGCGCGTCGACTTCGAGGGAATCGTCGAACCGGTCCGTGACCTCTACAAGGACGAGGTCCGCGAGGTCGCCCGCGAACTCGAACTCGAAGACATCATCTCCGAGCGCATGCCGTTCCCCGGCCCCGGCCTCGCCGTCCGAATCATTGGCGAAGTCACCCCGGAAAAGGTCGAGGTGGCCCGCGAGTCCTGCCACGTCGTCGAAGAGGAACTCGAAGAGTACGAGCCGTGGCAGGCGTTCGCCGCTGTGATCGGTAAAGCCACGGGTGTCAAAGGCGATAATCGAGTCCACGGCTGGGTCGTCGCCGTGCGGTCGGTCGAGAGCCGCGATGGGATGACCGCCCGCGCCCAAGAGATCGACTGGTCGACGCTCCAGCGGATTCAGAGCCGGATTACTGGCGAAAACGAGAACGTCGCCCGCGTCGTCTACGACGTCACACACAAACCGCCAGCGACCATCGAGTACGAGTAA
- a CDS encoding DUF7126 family protein: MSQIAIVAGPDPDGLGDALEAEGVTIHRITGVVSLSTLQEAGLDEADLLVLTDIGEASGIPVAKENTPEIRVVVYSPKNLPDFVKGQADLAVDPELLDVSVVAEELAAEN, encoded by the coding sequence ATGAGCCAGATTGCAATCGTCGCCGGTCCTGACCCTGACGGACTCGGCGATGCACTGGAAGCCGAGGGGGTTACGATCCACCGGATCACTGGCGTCGTCTCGCTGTCGACGCTCCAAGAGGCCGGCCTCGACGAGGCCGATCTGCTGGTGTTGACCGACATTGGCGAAGCCAGCGGGATTCCGGTCGCCAAGGAAAACACCCCCGAGATACGCGTGGTCGTCTACAGTCCGAAGAACCTGCCGGACTTCGTCAAGGGTCAAGCAGATTTGGCCGTCGACCCCGAACTACTCGATGTGAGTGTCGTCGCCGAGGAACTGGCCGCCGAGAACTAA
- a CDS encoding FxLYD domain-containing protein, protein MTDRATGTTRRGFVAVCGGGVVAVLGGCAETSSSPPYQDGQLNQTNQTNQTNQTNQTNQTNQTNQTNQTNQTNQTNQTNQTNATERTAQQTTAAEAAAITEPTTNAVPLDSLVLESHEYVLTQGYKGPVVQGTVVNTGSEVVRTVEVRVRVYNATGAQLGLYIARTSDLAAGNAWQFEVILLASPSDIADYEIAVLGVPD, encoded by the coding sequence ATGACCGACCGCGCTACTGGAACGACCCGCCGTGGGTTTGTCGCCGTCTGTGGCGGAGGAGTGGTGGCTGTTCTCGGTGGCTGTGCCGAAACAAGCAGTAGCCCACCGTATCAAGACGGGCAGCTGAACCAAACCAATCAGACCAACCAAACCAATCAGACCAACCAAACCAACCAAACCAACCAAACCAACCAAACCAATCAGACCAACCAAACCAACCAAACCAACCAAACCAACCAAACCAACGCCACCGAGCGGACAGCCCAGCAGACGACCGCCGCGGAAGCGGCCGCGATAACGGAGCCAACCACCAATGCCGTACCCCTCGATTCACTCGTCTTGGAGTCACACGAGTATGTCCTCACCCAGGGGTACAAAGGGCCGGTCGTCCAGGGCACGGTGGTCAACACCGGCAGCGAGGTCGTCCGAACCGTCGAGGTCCGTGTCCGCGTCTACAACGCCACCGGCGCGCAACTCGGTCTGTATATCGCCCGCACGAGTGATCTCGCCGCAGGCAACGCCTGGCAGTTCGAGGTGATTCTGTTGGCCTCACCGTCGGATATTGCGGACTACGAAATTGCCGTCCTCGGCGTTCCTGACTGA
- a CDS encoding potassium channel family protein, with the protein MDVARLQTVVSTGASPVQIDAIVNPLYVVLGVVLLIALVVDLLWTTLWVDGGSGPLSARLATGVWRILRRLGRRHSRFLSLAGPFVLVLTLSMWIGLLWAGWTFVFAGGEYALIDTRNGGPADWSGRIYYVAYTMFTDGNGDFTPNGDLWEMASSFTTASGMLVATLSVSYILSILGAVSQKRSFANGVTALGMRSEAFLQSGWDGEDFTDLDLLLDTLSSDLNMLAEQHKSYPILHYYHSENETEASAMAVAILADAMFLLEVAVPDANEPNEALTESTRSSVNDYLETLNNAFIQPAEQPPPPPDLDHLREADIPTVSDREFAEALAEREDSRRKLLGAVDADAWYWPSENLE; encoded by the coding sequence ATGGACGTAGCGCGACTGCAGACCGTGGTTTCCACAGGAGCCTCTCCGGTTCAGATCGATGCGATAGTCAACCCGCTCTACGTTGTTCTCGGTGTTGTCCTGCTCATCGCTTTGGTCGTCGACCTGCTGTGGACGACGCTGTGGGTCGACGGCGGAAGCGGCCCCCTGTCGGCTCGGTTGGCGACCGGTGTCTGGCGGATTCTTCGGCGACTCGGCCGTCGACACTCCCGATTCCTGAGTCTCGCTGGCCCGTTCGTGTTGGTGCTCACTCTCAGTATGTGGATCGGACTCCTCTGGGCGGGGTGGACGTTCGTATTCGCAGGCGGTGAGTATGCCCTGATCGACACCCGAAACGGCGGTCCTGCCGACTGGTCGGGACGCATCTACTACGTCGCCTACACCATGTTTACCGACGGTAACGGTGATTTCACGCCGAACGGTGACCTCTGGGAGATGGCCTCCTCGTTTACGACGGCCAGTGGGATGCTCGTTGCGACACTGAGCGTCTCATATATCCTCTCGATACTCGGCGCGGTCTCCCAAAAGCGGTCGTTCGCAAACGGTGTCACAGCGTTAGGAATGCGAAGCGAGGCGTTCCTGCAGTCTGGATGGGATGGCGAGGATTTCACCGATCTGGATCTGCTGCTCGACACGCTGTCGTCGGACCTGAACATGCTTGCCGAACAGCACAAATCGTATCCGATTCTCCACTACTACCATAGTGAAAACGAAACGGAAGCCTCGGCGATGGCTGTCGCCATTCTGGCTGATGCGATGTTTCTCCTCGAAGTCGCCGTCCCGGATGCGAACGAACCCAACGAGGCCCTGACCGAGAGCACACGGTCGAGCGTCAATGATTATCTGGAAACGCTCAACAACGCCTTCATACAGCCGGCCGAACAGCCGCCGCCACCACCGGATCTCGACCACCTCCGTGAGGCGGACATTCCGACGGTCTCGGACCGGGAGTTTGCCGAGGCACTCGCCGAGCGTGAGGACTCCCGACGAAAGCTCCTCGGTGCGGTCGACGCCGATGCGTGGTACTGGCCATCCGAGAACCTCGAATGA
- a CDS encoding UvrD-helicase domain-containing protein, producing MSTTDVQITRLFGGPGSGKTTALLDRVETILEDDDVDTRDILVVSYTRAAAAEIRERLAERLETTPRELKGNVCTMHAKAYELLNLSRGDVVGEDDKTEFCEDFGLEYEDEYQSGGRRTARSTTLGNKIISTSQWLQRTSREVSDWYDVPFQWNVEEVRLPPEIDPNAQEGNKYTPTWTADDDRVDIPEAIRAWRSYKGDHELVGFADMLERVKQRSLLPNVDYLVIDEFQDITTLQYDVFEEWKPHMKQVLIAGDDDQVVYAWQGADPNLLLDAERDEDVVLPNSYRLPSRILNVVDREIQHIEKRQEKDLKPRKEGGVVEGVENASMLELVRNVRYTVQEDDGSVMVLFRARYQLFQFIEEFIDEGIPFKALTDQRLWTDRLVDYVRAIEAYDADEDLTLLQGRRLADMLQTSAFGSNERDEFYEFLEDREEAAETEDLTEVPLAPEDVKNFAPFIPDPASASDMVRKVTSFQRKSINAYFEGDYHGQDPNLVRVGTIHSAKGREADHVFVGTDLTEKVVEQMAATVTGREESDVEPSDDELPGEDEFTKHTNPVPLLTDNERRVFYVGMSRARERLVLLENLIDGAPTVPISVLLHNEIRQQPANELLDAAQAAEDAPEPEP from the coding sequence ATGAGTACCACGGACGTGCAGATAACCCGCCTGTTCGGTGGTCCCGGCAGCGGGAAGACGACAGCCCTACTCGACCGCGTCGAGACGATTCTCGAAGACGACGACGTCGACACGCGTGACATTCTGGTCGTCTCCTACACCCGAGCGGCCGCCGCCGAGATCCGCGAGCGGCTCGCCGAGCGGTTGGAGACGACACCCCGCGAACTGAAGGGCAACGTCTGCACGATGCACGCGAAAGCCTACGAACTGCTGAACCTCTCCCGTGGTGATGTCGTCGGTGAAGACGACAAAACGGAGTTCTGCGAGGATTTCGGCCTCGAATACGAAGACGAGTACCAGAGCGGCGGCCGCCGCACCGCTCGGTCGACGACCCTCGGCAACAAGATCATCTCGACGAGTCAGTGGCTCCAGCGGACCAGCCGAGAGGTTTCGGACTGGTACGATGTCCCTTTCCAGTGGAACGTCGAGGAGGTCCGCCTCCCACCCGAGATCGACCCCAACGCCCAAGAGGGCAATAAGTACACCCCGACGTGGACGGCTGACGACGACCGCGTCGACATCCCCGAGGCGATCCGTGCGTGGCGCAGTTATAAAGGCGACCACGAACTGGTCGGCTTCGCCGACATGCTCGAACGCGTCAAACAGCGCTCGCTGCTGCCGAACGTCGACTATCTCGTCATCGACGAGTTTCAGGATATCACGACGCTGCAGTATGACGTCTTCGAGGAGTGGAAACCCCACATGAAGCAGGTGCTGATCGCCGGCGACGACGACCAGGTCGTCTACGCCTGGCAGGGTGCGGACCCGAACCTCCTGCTCGATGCCGAGCGCGATGAGGATGTCGTCCTCCCGAATTCCTACCGACTCCCCTCGCGGATCCTCAACGTCGTCGACAGGGAGATCCAGCATATCGAAAAACGCCAAGAGAAGGACCTCAAACCCCGCAAAGAGGGCGGTGTCGTCGAGGGTGTCGAAAACGCCTCGATGCTCGAACTCGTTCGGAACGTCCGGTACACGGTCCAAGAAGACGACGGTAGCGTGATGGTGCTGTTCCGCGCCCGCTACCAACTGTTCCAGTTCATCGAGGAGTTCATCGACGAGGGGATTCCATTCAAGGCGCTGACCGACCAGCGGCTCTGGACCGACCGACTCGTCGACTACGTCCGGGCCATCGAAGCCTACGACGCTGACGAGGACCTCACTCTCCTACAGGGGCGTCGACTGGCTGATATGCTCCAGACCTCGGCGTTCGGTTCCAACGAGCGCGACGAGTTCTACGAGTTCCTCGAAGACCGCGAAGAGGCGGCTGAAACCGAGGATCTCACGGAGGTTCCGCTGGCTCCCGAAGACGTCAAGAACTTCGCCCCGTTCATTCCTGATCCGGCCTCGGCCAGCGACATGGTCCGAAAAGTGACGAGCTTCCAGCGAAAGTCGATCAACGCCTACTTCGAGGGCGACTACCACGGTCAGGACCCCAACCTCGTGCGGGTGGGAACGATCCACTCCGCGAAGGGTCGTGAGGCCGACCACGTCTTTGTTGGGACCGATCTCACCGAGAAGGTCGTCGAACAGATGGCCGCGACCGTCACCGGCCGCGAAGAGAGCGATGTCGAGCCCTCTGACGACGAGCTTCCGGGCGAAGACGAATTTACCAAACACACCAATCCGGTGCCGCTGCTGACCGACAACGAGCGCCGCGTGTTCTACGTCGGGATGAGCCGTGCCCGCGAGCGGCTCGTGCTCCTCGAAAACCTGATCGACGGCGCGCCGACGGTGCCGATCAGCGTCTTGCTCCACAACGAGATCCGCCAGCAGCCTGCCAACGAGTTGCTCGATGCGGCCCAAGCCGCCGAGGATGCCCCCGAACCCGAACCGTGA
- a CDS encoding saccharopine dehydrogenase family protein yields the protein MDSLLIYGAYGYTGELIARAAVDRGFDPVVAGRDPDRIHTLGTDLDCRSRAFDLTDDIQAHLSGIDTLLNCAGPFEETADPLVAACLARGVDYLDITGELPVFERLARRDSEAVDAGVSLMPGVGYDVVPTDSLAAHLHERLPEATHLSLALSASGSLSGGTLKTLINGFGSGSAIREDGQLRAIPSASKQRVVDFGSGTQTVMTIPWGDLSTAYRTTGIPNIAVYVAVPDAVRHAIQIARPFEGLMATDLVQRLLKGLVDRFVDGPSEADRAASETTVWGEAWNEESGETVQSLLRTPDTYELTVEAALACAERVEAGEAPTGFTTPAGAFGPDLVLDLPGVSRQDL from the coding sequence ATGGACTCCCTGCTGATCTATGGCGCCTACGGCTACACGGGTGAACTCATCGCCCGTGCGGCGGTCGACCGTGGGTTTGACCCCGTGGTGGCTGGCCGCGATCCGGATCGTATCCACACTCTCGGCACCGACCTCGACTGTCGAAGCCGCGCGTTCGATCTGACTGACGACATCCAAGCCCACCTGTCGGGAATTGACACACTGCTCAACTGCGCCGGTCCGTTTGAGGAAACTGCCGACCCGCTGGTTGCGGCCTGTCTTGCTCGCGGCGTCGACTATCTGGACATCACCGGTGAACTCCCTGTCTTCGAGCGACTGGCTCGCCGGGACAGCGAGGCCGTCGACGCGGGCGTCTCGCTTATGCCCGGCGTCGGCTACGATGTGGTACCGACCGACTCGCTTGCGGCCCACTTGCACGAGCGGCTCCCGGAGGCAACCCATCTCTCGTTGGCGCTTTCGGCGTCGGGCTCGCTGTCGGGTGGAACTCTCAAGACGCTTATCAACGGGTTCGGCTCGGGGAGCGCGATCCGCGAGGACGGCCAACTCCGCGCGATCCCCTCGGCGTCCAAACAGCGCGTCGTCGACTTCGGCTCGGGTACCCAAACGGTGATGACGATCCCGTGGGGGGATCTGTCGACGGCCTACCGAACGACCGGGATTCCGAACATCGCGGTGTACGTCGCTGTCCCCGACGCGGTTCGCCACGCCATCCAAATCGCCCGGCCGTTCGAGGGGCTGATGGCCACTGACCTGGTTCAGCGGCTATTAAAAGGACTCGTCGACCGGTTCGTCGACGGGCCGAGCGAGGCCGACCGCGCGGCCAGCGAGACCACTGTTTGGGGTGAGGCATGGAACGAGGAAAGTGGTGAGACGGTCCAGTCGCTGCTCCGAACGCCCGATACCTACGAACTGACTGTCGAGGCCGCACTGGCCTGTGCCGAACGCGTCGAAGCGGGAGAGGCTCCAACCGGATTCACGACGCCCGCAGGCGCGTTCGGCCCCGATCTCGTCCTCGACCTGCCGGGTGTGAGTCGACAGGATCTGTGA
- a CDS encoding CTP synthase — MPTEPTTGYDPTLGKKFIFVTGGVMSGLGKGITAASTGRLLANAGFDVTAVKVDPYLNVDAGTMNPYEHGEVYVLKDGGEVDLDLGNYERFLGIDMTSDHNVTTGKTYQSVIEAERAGDYLGKTVQIIPHVTDDIKRRIREAAEGTDVCIVEIGGTVGDIESMPFLESLRQFASEEDDEDLLFMHVTLVPDSMNGEQKTKPTQHSVKELRSIGLQPDILVGRNEDHLEEQTKTKIARFCDVSTDAVFSNPDVDDIYKVPLMVEDEGLDEYVMERLGIAKSALPKAERSQRWRELVTRDREGTVEIALVGKYGLEDAYMSIHEALKHAGIEREVDVDVLWVDSDQMHDEHTERLEAADGIIVPGGFGSRGTDGKIDAVRHARENNVPFLGLCLGFQMAVIEHARNVLGLEDANSAELDEETPHPVIDILPEQKEVDDMGGTMRLGAHETQIEPGTLAARIYADDSCTERHRHRYEVNPNYIDQLESEGLAFSGTAGRRMEILEHEDHPFFFGTQFHPEFRSRPDRASPPFVGFLKAVVDRSESETEPQSEDEVTI; from the coding sequence ATGCCGACGGAACCTACAACGGGATACGACCCCACACTGGGGAAGAAGTTTATTTTTGTAACGGGAGGTGTCATGTCCGGCCTCGGGAAAGGGATCACAGCCGCGAGTACGGGCCGACTGCTGGCCAACGCGGGCTTCGACGTCACCGCGGTCAAAGTCGACCCCTACCTCAACGTCGACGCCGGGACGATGAATCCCTACGAACACGGCGAGGTGTACGTCCTCAAAGACGGCGGCGAGGTCGACCTCGATCTGGGGAACTACGAGCGGTTCCTCGGGATCGATATGACCTCCGATCACAACGTGACGACGGGGAAAACCTACCAGAGCGTGATCGAAGCCGAGCGCGCGGGCGACTATTTGGGCAAAACGGTCCAGATTATTCCCCACGTCACCGACGACATCAAGCGGCGCATCCGGGAGGCCGCCGAGGGCACCGACGTCTGTATCGTCGAGATCGGCGGCACCGTCGGCGACATCGAGTCGATGCCGTTCTTGGAATCCCTCCGGCAGTTCGCTAGCGAGGAGGACGACGAGGATTTACTCTTCATGCACGTGACGCTCGTCCCCGACTCGATGAACGGCGAGCAGAAAACCAAACCCACCCAACACAGCGTCAAAGAACTCCGATCTATCGGTCTGCAGCCTGATATTCTCGTTGGGCGGAACGAAGACCATCTCGAAGAACAGACAAAGACCAAGATCGCCCGTTTCTGTGATGTCTCGACGGATGCGGTCTTCTCGAATCCCGATGTCGACGACATCTACAAGGTCCCGCTGATGGTCGAAGACGAGGGACTCGACGAGTACGTAATGGAGCGACTCGGTATCGCTAAGAGCGCACTGCCGAAAGCCGAGCGCTCCCAGCGCTGGCGAGAACTCGTCACCCGTGACCGTGAGGGAACTGTCGAAATCGCACTCGTCGGCAAGTATGGCTTAGAAGACGCCTACATGTCGATCCACGAGGCGCTGAAACACGCCGGCATCGAACGCGAAGTCGACGTCGACGTACTCTGGGTCGACTCCGACCAGATGCACGACGAACACACCGAGCGACTCGAAGCCGCCGACGGAATCATCGTCCCCGGCGGCTTTGGCTCCCGTGGCACCGACGGCAAGATCGACGCCGTGCGCCACGCCCGCGAAAACAACGTTCCGTTCCTCGGGCTCTGTCTGGGCTTCCAGATGGCCGTCATCGAACACGCCCGCAACGTCCTCGGACTCGAAGACGCCAACTCCGCGGAACTCGACGAAGAGACCCCACACCCCGTCATCGATATCCTCCCCGAACAGAAGGAGGTCGACGACATGGGCGGCACGATGCGACTCGGTGCACACGAGACCCAGATCGAACCCGGTACGCTCGCGGCCAGAATCTACGCCGACGATTCGTGTACCGAACGACACCGCCACCGCTACGAAGTTAACCCCAACTACATCGACCAACTCGAATCCGAGGGGCTGGCCTTTTCCGGCACGGCGGGTCGACGGATGGAGATTCTCGAACACGAGGATCATCCGTTCTTTTTCGGCACGCAGTTCCACCCCGAGTTCCGGTCCCGACCGGACCGAGCCAGCCCGCCGTTCGTGGGCTTTTTGAAGGCCGTTGTCGACCGCAGCGAATCCGAAACCGAACCGCAGTCCGAAGACGAGGTCACCATCTAA
- a CDS encoding M24 family metallopeptidase, which yields MTGSPEPAVGSTDQPHSGLEAVWTAVDDAGAVGFVHVSERGDPNRRYLTRVDGPDRETALVILPGTKNQPPQAVYCVPRGVVSDVTGFKQVTSDTEISRQIEGRPPTTATGQQVRAVLADRLGTTVSDGTLLVPRTLPHDAAVFLQEAGYELQSTPAVTTARATKTSAERDCLRAVQAAAADGLARSEAVLAASEPVDGRLVVDGQPLTAERLRRQINTELAASGVAPADNTSIEADTDVADRLPAGEPIRLTVSPRGPHGYHGHLKRTVAVDSEGGWERRAFIAAEAGLQAAQREIEPGVDISTVQGEAVAEVGAYGFAVTPDTDQSTQGRATATVHGVGLSTHEQPAVGAESQLRAGAVIAVDTGVVDPARGTIRLGTLFVVSEEGPETLIEYPTSLTPVDRTE from the coding sequence GTGACGGGCTCGCCGGAGCCAGCAGTCGGTTCCACCGACCAGCCACACTCGGGACTCGAAGCCGTTTGGACTGCGGTCGACGACGCCGGAGCCGTCGGCTTCGTCCACGTCAGCGAGCGAGGCGATCCGAACCGTCGGTATCTCACGCGTGTCGACGGGCCTGATCGCGAGACGGCGCTTGTCATTCTCCCCGGTACTAAAAACCAGCCACCACAGGCCGTCTACTGTGTACCACGCGGTGTCGTCAGCGACGTGACTGGGTTCAAGCAGGTCACCAGTGACACCGAAATCAGTCGACAGATCGAGGGTCGTCCGCCCACGACTGCCACTGGTCAACAAGTCCGTGCAGTTCTCGCCGACCGATTGGGAACGACCGTAAGCGATGGCACACTGCTTGTGCCGCGAACCCTCCCACACGATGCGGCCGTGTTTCTTCAAGAGGCTGGCTATGAACTACAGTCGACGCCCGCAGTGACGACGGCACGCGCTACAAAAACCTCGGCTGAACGCGACTGTCTCCGGGCCGTCCAAGCGGCTGCCGCCGACGGACTGGCTCGTTCGGAGGCAGTGCTGGCGGCCAGCGAACCAGTCGACGGTCGACTGGTGGTCGACGGCCAGCCACTTACGGCCGAGCGACTCCGTCGACAGATCAACACCGAACTCGCCGCCAGCGGTGTCGCCCCAGCCGACAATACAAGCATCGAGGCCGACACCGATGTCGCCGATCGGCTCCCGGCAGGCGAACCGATTCGGCTCACTGTCTCCCCCCGTGGCCCGCATGGCTACCACGGTCATCTCAAGCGAACGGTGGCCGTCGACAGCGAAGGAGGCTGGGAGCGGCGGGCATTCATCGCAGCTGAAGCTGGCCTACAGGCCGCACAGCGGGAGATCGAACCCGGTGTCGACATCTCGACAGTCCAAGGAGAGGCGGTTGCCGAAGTCGGTGCCTACGGGTTTGCGGTCACGCCGGATACCGATCAGTCGACACAGGGCCGAGCAACCGCGACCGTCCACGGCGTCGGCCTCTCGACACACGAACAGCCTGCTGTCGGTGCTGAGAGCCAACTTCGTGCTGGCGCAGTGATCGCCGTCGACACCGGCGTCGTCGACCCCGCCCGAGGAACGATTCGACTGGGGACACTGTTTGTCGTCTCCGAGGAGGGTCCGGAGACACTGATTGAGTATCCCACTTCACTGACACCAGTCGACCGAACTGAGTAG
- a CDS encoding HVO_0416 family zinc finger protein: MASAQTTDDELFDEFLSANGHDTVPAGWDHSYNKKQCPECGGIHDDDAQKCAVCGWFPER, from the coding sequence ATGGCCTCAGCACAGACCACTGATGACGAGTTGTTCGACGAGTTCCTTTCGGCAAACGGACACGATACGGTACCGGCAGGATGGGACCACTCGTATAACAAAAAGCAGTGTCCCGAGTGCGGAGGCATCCACGACGACGACGCACAGAAATGCGCTGTCTGTGGTTGGTTCCCCGAGCGGTAG
- a CDS encoding beta-ribofuranosylaminobenzene 5'-phosphate synthase family protein codes for MTRVDVGSRLHFGFGNLSLAHERLYGALGVALDEPRLSLAAEPAEGVTAPPRCETLVETVCTHLDVPGATVTIRDSLPPHVGLGSGTQLALAIAVAIGESYDRSVDVRELAPKLGRGGRSGIGVATFEAGGFVLDGGHPTARFTTARPADGAWTVPPVAARHRIPDDWRFLIVLPDADPGRSGETEDDSIRGVVERADPAPADRIAGRITRGVLPAVATGNADQFGSAVADIGRLNGTWYADEQGGVYRPPVGELVDWVADEPAVYGAGQSSWGPAVYGVTDRANAEAARTAGEAALDSAGLNGEVLIAAGRNQGARVDGEPWSGR; via the coding sequence ATGACGAGGGTCGACGTTGGATCGCGGCTGCATTTCGGCTTCGGGAACCTTTCGCTGGCCCACGAGCGACTGTATGGGGCACTCGGGGTTGCACTCGACGAGCCACGGCTCTCACTGGCGGCGGAGCCAGCCGAGGGTGTGACTGCCCCGCCACGGTGTGAGACGCTCGTCGAGACCGTCTGTACCCACCTCGACGTGCCGGGTGCAACCGTCACCATCCGTGACTCGCTCCCGCCACACGTCGGTCTCGGGAGCGGCACCCAACTGGCGCTGGCGATTGCGGTCGCTATCGGCGAGAGCTACGACCGGTCGGTCGACGTCCGAGAACTCGCGCCCAAACTCGGGCGCGGCGGCCGGTCGGGCATCGGCGTCGCCACCTTCGAGGCGGGCGGCTTCGTGCTCGACGGCGGCCATCCGACCGCACGGTTTACCACCGCCCGCCCCGCCGACGGCGCGTGGACAGTTCCCCCGGTGGCCGCCCGCCACCGAATCCCGGACGACTGGCGGTTTTTGATCGTCCTGCCGGATGCCGACCCCGGACGGAGCGGCGAGACCGAAGACGACAGCATTCGGGGCGTGGTCGAACGCGCCGACCCCGCGCCCGCCGACAGGATTGCGGGCCGGATCACCCGCGGTGTGCTGCCGGCCGTCGCAACCGGCAACGCCGACCAGTTCGGGAGCGCAGTCGCCGACATCGGTCGACTCAACGGCACGTGGTACGCCGACGAGCAGGGCGGCGTCTACCGGCCGCCGGTCGGCGAACTCGTCGACTGGGTGGCCGACGAACCGGCCGTCTACGGAGCCGGCCAGTCATCGTGGGGACCCGCGGTGTACGGGGTGACAGACAGGGCCAACGCCGAGGCAGCCCGTACTGCTGGCGAGGCCGCCCTCGACTCGGCCGGACTCAACGGCGAGGTACTGATCGCCGCCGGGCGAAATCAGGGTGCGCGTGTCGACGGTGAGCCGTGGTCGGGTCGGTAG
- a CDS encoding RAD55 family ATPase, which translates to MQDIPFGISRLDSLLEGGAPPGSVVLLSGEAGAGAREFVYTSAAMNALAHTNEDLFDLHYGELPEGAILPPEVHYVSFTSSKETLEEELRYTLSDDIVDDAIDHIQYKDLSVEYFQSSRIPQDWYLGRTTDLSDLSGGGNREKVLSVLGDYLTEHASGNLVIFDSITDLLGALGDDLGWNDIPMLVRGLKRAAAQWGGLILVLASEETLTATKLGQLSDAASGTINFSWETGGSKRARVMVVKQFRGVLSRLEQEDIVQFESEIHEGGYDLSNVRKIR; encoded by the coding sequence ATGCAAGATATTCCGTTCGGGATCTCGCGGCTCGACTCGCTGCTGGAGGGTGGTGCGCCTCCCGGTAGTGTGGTCCTCCTGTCGGGCGAAGCGGGGGCGGGGGCCCGCGAGTTCGTCTATACAAGCGCGGCGATGAACGCGTTGGCCCACACGAACGAGGACTTGTTCGATCTCCACTACGGCGAGCTACCGGAGGGCGCAATTCTCCCACCGGAGGTCCATTATGTCTCGTTTACCTCCTCGAAGGAGACGCTCGAAGAGGAGTTGCGCTACACCCTGTCGGATGATATCGTCGACGACGCCATCGATCATATCCAGTACAAGGATCTGTCGGTCGAATACTTCCAGTCAAGCCGGATTCCACAGGACTGGTATCTGGGTCGGACGACCGATCTCTCGGATCTCAGCGGCGGCGGCAACCGCGAGAAAGTCCTCAGCGTGCTTGGTGATTATTTGACCGAACACGCCTCGGGGAATCTCGTCATCTTCGATTCGATTACTGATCTGTTGGGTGCGCTTGGCGACGATCTGGGGTGGAACGACATTCCAATGTTGGTTCGTGGACTCAAACGGGCCGCCGCCCAGTGGGGCGGGCTGATCCTCGTGTTGGCCAGCGAGGAGACGCTGACGGCGACCAAACTCGGACAGCTTTCGGATGCCGCCAGCGGCACGATCAACTTCTCGTGGGAGACCGGCGGCTCGAAACGCGCCCGCGTGATGGTCGTCAAACAGTTCCGTGGCGTCCTCTCGCGGCTCGAACAGGAGGATATCGTCCAGTTCGAAAGCGAGATTCACGAAGGCGGCTACGATCTGAGCAACGTCCGGAAGATCAGATGA